The following are encoded in a window of Flavobacterium psychrotrophum genomic DNA:
- a CDS encoding acyl-ACP desaturase codes for MSIKNIRLEVMQFLEKNIDAFVEEYLIPVEKIWQPTDLLPDSQNESFFEEVKELREIAKDLPYDFWVVLVGDTITEEALPTYESWLMDVEGVNQIDNGGNGWSKWVRNWTGEENRHGDLLNKYLYLSGRVNMREVEMTTQHLINDGFDIGTDRDPYKNFVYTSFQELATYVSHNRVSQLAKQYGDKKLSKMCRLVAGDEMRHHMAYSEFVNRIFEVDPSEMMLAFQYMMKQKIVMPAHFLRESGQHISTAFEQFSDSAQRIGVYTAADYVDILRKLIEKWQIDKKTGLTAEAEKARDFLMKLPDRMARISERLVIPQESHIFKWVQPALIK; via the coding sequence ATGTCTATAAAAAACATTCGCCTGGAGGTAATGCAGTTCCTTGAAAAGAACATTGATGCCTTTGTAGAGGAATACCTTATCCCGGTGGAAAAAATATGGCAGCCTACCGATTTGCTGCCCGATTCGCAAAACGAAAGCTTTTTTGAAGAAGTTAAGGAGTTGCGCGAAATAGCCAAAGACCTGCCTTATGATTTTTGGGTAGTGCTTGTAGGCGATACCATTACAGAGGAGGCGCTGCCTACTTATGAGTCCTGGCTTATGGACGTTGAGGGCGTAAACCAGATTGATAACGGCGGTAATGGCTGGAGCAAGTGGGTGCGCAACTGGACGGGTGAAGAAAACCGCCACGGCGATCTTTTAAACAAATACCTGTACCTGAGCGGACGTGTAAACATGCGCGAGGTAGAAATGACTACACAGCACCTTATAAACGACGGTTTTGACATTGGTACAGACCGCGACCCTTATAAAAACTTTGTGTACACAAGTTTTCAGGAGCTGGCTACTTATGTATCGCACAACCGTGTGTCGCAGCTTGCAAAACAGTATGGCGATAAAAAACTAAGCAAAATGTGCCGCCTTGTGGCAGGAGACGAAATGCGCCACCACATGGCTTACAGCGAGTTTGTAAACCGCATTTTTGAAGTAGACCCAAGCGAAATGATGCTGGCGTTTCAGTACATGATGAAGCAAAAAATTGTAATGCCGGCACACTTTCTTCGTGAAAGCGGACAGCACATAAGCACCGCGTTTGAACAGTTTTCTGACTCTGCGCAACGCATAGGCGTTTATACCGCAGCCGATTATGTAGATATTTTGCGCAAGCTTATTGAAAAATGGCAAATTGATAAAAAAACAGGCCTTACGGCAGAAGCCGAGAAAGCCCGCGACTTTCTTATGAAATTACCGGACAGGATGGCGCGCATTAGCGAAAGGCTTGTAATACCACAGGAAAGCCACATTTTTAAATGGGTACAGCCTGCACTTATAAAATAG
- a CDS encoding metal-dependent transcriptional regulator — protein sequence MTHSEENYLKVIYHLSQTSEKGVSTNAIAGAMESKPSSVTDMVQKLADKGLAEYKKYQGVLLTDAGTRAALMIVRKHRLWEVFLVDTLNFSWDEVHDVAEQLEHIKSDKLINRLDEFLGYPSEDPHGDPIPDRDGNVVAIDKKLLSEIVPGKTVICVGVKDSSAPFLQYLDKQQIALGSSIEVTGREDFDHSISIRIKDRALTVSHKIAANLFVKPV from the coding sequence ATGACACATTCTGAAGAGAATTACCTAAAGGTAATTTACCACCTTTCGCAAACTTCTGAAAAAGGTGTAAGCACTAATGCTATTGCCGGCGCTATGGAAAGCAAACCATCGTCGGTTACCGATATGGTGCAAAAACTGGCTGACAAAGGCCTTGCCGAATATAAAAAATACCAGGGAGTATTGCTTACCGATGCCGGAACCCGTGCAGCATTGATGATTGTGCGCAAACACCGCCTTTGGGAGGTATTTCTTGTAGATACCCTTAATTTCAGTTGGGATGAAGTACACGACGTGGCCGAACAGCTGGAGCATATAAAATCTGACAAGCTTATTAACCGCCTTGACGAATTTCTTGGTTATCCGAGCGAAGACCCGCACGGCGACCCAATACCTGACCGTGATGGTAATGTAGTAGCTATTGATAAAAAACTGTTATCTGAAATTGTACCGGGCAAAACTGTTATATGCGTAGGCGTAAAGGATAGTTCGGCACCGTTCCTGCAATACTTAGACAAACAACAAATCGCCCTAGGCTCTTCTATAGAAGTGACAGGGCGCGAAGATTTTGACCATTCCATCAGTATCCGCATTAAAGACAGGGCACTTACCGTGTCTCATAAAATAGCGGCTAACCTTTTTGTAAAACCCGTTTAA
- a CDS encoding BrxA/BrxB family bacilliredoxin, whose product MYPEELVRPMRAELSDAGFKEIFSAEDVKNEITKEGTTLVVVNSVCGCAARNARPGAKMSLANGKTPDNLITVFAGVDKEAVDEARGLMFPFPPSSPSMALFKNGELVHMLERHHIEGRPADMIAENLKDAYDEFC is encoded by the coding sequence ATGTATCCTGAAGAACTGGTAAGACCAATGCGTGCTGAGCTTTCAGACGCTGGTTTTAAAGAAATATTTAGCGCTGAAGATGTTAAGAACGAAATAACTAAAGAGGGTACTACCCTTGTAGTCGTTAATTCTGTTTGTGGCTGTGCAGCGCGCAACGCCCGTCCGGGTGCAAAAATGAGCCTTGCTAACGGTAAAACACCAGATAACCTTATAACGGTATTTGCAGGTGTAGATAAAGAAGCAGTAGACGAAGCAAGGGGCCTAATGTTCCCTTTCCCTCCGTCATCACCTAGTATGGCACTTTTCAAAAACGGTGAGCTTGTACACATGTTAGAGCGTCACCACATTGAAGGCCGTCCTGCAGATATGATTGCAGAGAACCTTAAAGATGCTTACGACGAGTTTTGCTAA
- a CDS encoding BatD family protein translates to MRKYLAIIFFLMLQGLQAQVEFKAVPSRTKIGVNENLRLEFRMNQDGDNFVPPTFQGFKVSGPGQSISNSWINGVRSFSKSYTYVLTPTAKGTFTVGQATIEIAGTVYKTSPVKITVGDAVANPNPQQQPHRYDPFDPFGQNQPQEPEPVTTNPNDGIHIVAEIQNTNIYVNQPVNVVYKLYVSPNSSVVSFGEKESPKYNDFWSQIEPVDPRNMKVENATYNGKPYRMVVLRRAVLYPQKSGRLELEPLVEELNVQIPDGRRDFFGRMGLKEAKTTASSGRKYINVKPLPEAGKPDDFSGAVGNFDFKVTPSKTTITNGESIQLTVSVSGKGNLKLFSLPKPVVPSALEMYDPEHKEDVKTPLTGMNGSISDVYTLVPNAKGKYPVKGLSFSWFDLASGKYKTVTSKDIMIDVLNVPASAATAENKPAGGKEKLSPGEQFRYIATGTSLRKTGSEDFFGSTLFYTLLFAPFLCIPLIVLVKKKKEAYDSDVEGNKIRTNSKLAKKYLGEAKKQLGNKEPFYLALEKALHNFLKAKLRIETSELSRENINELLLSRNATQETVNDFTRIMDSCEFARYAPASGTAMQQDYESAVSVVTSLEKQMS, encoded by the coding sequence ATGAGAAAGTATTTAGCGATAATATTCTTTTTAATGCTACAAGGCCTGCAGGCGCAGGTAGAGTTTAAGGCAGTACCCAGCCGCACCAAAATAGGTGTGAATGAGAACCTGCGCTTAGAATTCAGGATGAACCAGGACGGTGATAACTTTGTACCGCCCACATTTCAGGGCTTTAAAGTCAGCGGGCCGGGACAAAGCATCAGCAATTCCTGGATAAATGGGGTGCGCAGCTTTAGCAAAAGCTACACTTATGTGCTTACACCAACTGCTAAGGGTACTTTTACCGTGGGGCAGGCTACCATAGAAATTGCAGGAACCGTTTATAAAACATCTCCTGTAAAAATTACGGTGGGCGATGCTGTGGCTAATCCTAATCCGCAGCAACAACCGCACCGTTACGATCCGTTTGACCCATTCGGTCAAAATCAGCCGCAGGAACCTGAACCTGTTACGACCAATCCTAACGATGGTATTCATATTGTAGCAGAAATACAAAATACAAACATTTATGTAAATCAGCCTGTTAATGTTGTGTATAAGCTTTATGTAAGCCCTAATAGCAGCGTGGTGTCTTTCGGCGAAAAAGAAAGCCCTAAATACAACGACTTCTGGAGCCAGATAGAGCCTGTAGACCCCCGTAATATGAAGGTTGAGAACGCTACTTATAATGGTAAGCCATATCGTATGGTGGTGTTGCGCCGTGCTGTGCTGTACCCGCAAAAAAGCGGAAGGCTGGAGCTTGAGCCTCTTGTAGAAGAACTTAACGTGCAGATACCGGATGGGCGCAGGGATTTCTTTGGCCGTATGGGTTTAAAAGAAGCAAAAACCACAGCTTCATCGGGCAGGAAGTACATTAATGTAAAGCCATTGCCGGAAGCCGGTAAGCCGGATGACTTTAGTGGTGCAGTGGGTAATTTCGACTTTAAAGTTACGCCAAGTAAAACTACCATTACTAACGGCGAATCGATACAGCTTACGGTAAGTGTAAGCGGAAAAGGCAATCTTAAACTCTTCAGCCTGCCAAAACCGGTAGTGCCGTCAGCATTAGAAATGTATGACCCAGAGCATAAGGAAGATGTAAAAACCCCGCTTACAGGCATGAATGGCAGCATAAGCGATGTATATACGCTGGTGCCAAATGCTAAGGGTAAGTATCCTGTAAAAGGGCTTTCATTCTCGTGGTTTGACCTGGCTTCGGGCAAGTATAAAACGGTAACCAGTAAAGACATCATGATCGATGTGCTTAATGTTCCGGCAAGCGCTGCCACTGCCGAGAACAAGCCGGCCGGCGGAAAAGAAAAGCTTAGTCCGGGCGAGCAGTTTCGCTATATAGCAACGGGAACATCATTAAGAAAAACAGGAAGCGAAGACTTTTTTGGGTCAACGCTATTCTATACGCTGCTGTTTGCGCCGTTCCTGTGCATACCGCTTATTGTATTGGTTAAAAAGAAAAAAGAGGCTTACGACAGTGATGTGGAAGGCAACAAGATACGTACAAACAGTAAACTGGCTAAGAAATACCTTGGCGAAGCTAAAAAGCAACTGGGCAACAAGGAGCCGTTTTACCTTGCGCTTGAAAAAGCGTTGCACAACTTTCTTAAAGCCAAGCTGCGTATTGAAACCAGCGAACTGAGCCGCGAAAATATTAATGAGTTGCTGCTTTCGCGCAATGCCACCCAGGAAACGGTAAACGATTTTACCCGTATTATGGATAGCTGCGAGTTTGCACGTTATGCCCCGGCATCAGGTACCGCCATGCAACAGGATTATGAAAGCGCCGTGAGTGTGGTAACGAGCCTGGAAAAGCAAATGTCGTAG
- a CDS encoding lysophospholipid acyltransferase family protein: MQKILSYPLSALFYLAFGLCLVIFHPIQWICFNVFGYQAHKKSVDALNSLLVKCLLILGSPVKFIGREKLPQGVPIIIVANHQSMYDIPPIIWFMRKVHPKFISKKELGKGIPSVSYNLRHGGNVLIDRKDPKQALPAIMGIAKYIQQHNRSAVIFPEGTRSKTGEPKKFSENGLKILCKFAPSAYIVPVSINNSWKVVRFGSFPLGLGNRLTFTIQEPFAIKNIPFEEVMTRAENAVVQGIKN; encoded by the coding sequence ATGCAAAAAATACTGTCTTACCCTTTATCGGCACTTTTTTACCTGGCTTTTGGCCTGTGTCTTGTCATATTCCACCCCATACAGTGGATATGCTTTAACGTGTTTGGCTACCAGGCACATAAAAAAAGTGTTGATGCCCTTAACTCGCTACTCGTAAAATGCCTGCTAATACTGGGCTCTCCGGTAAAATTCATTGGCCGCGAAAAACTACCTCAAGGGGTGCCTATCATTATTGTGGCAAACCACCAGAGCATGTATGACATACCGCCTATCATTTGGTTTATGCGCAAGGTGCACCCTAAATTCATCAGCAAGAAAGAACTGGGCAAAGGCATTCCAAGCGTATCATATAACCTGCGCCACGGCGGCAACGTGCTTATAGACCGTAAAGACCCTAAACAGGCACTACCTGCCATTATGGGTATTGCTAAATACATACAACAACATAACCGTTCGGCCGTTATATTTCCAGAGGGCACCCGCAGCAAAACCGGTGAGCCTAAGAAGTTTAGTGAAAACGGTCTTAAAATACTATGTAAATTTGCCCCTTCGGCGTATATTGTACCTGTGAGTATAAACAACTCCTGGAAGGTGGTACGCTTTGGGTCGTTCCCTCTGGGGTTGGGCAACCGGTTAACATTTACAATTCAGGAACCTTTTGCAATAAAAAATATTCCTTTTGAAGAAGTAATGACAAGAGCAGAAAATGCAGTAGTACAAGGAATAAAAAATTAA
- a CDS encoding DsbA family oxidoreductase, with the protein MKIEIWSDVMCPFCYIGKRRFEVAMAQFGKGQDIEIEWKSFLLNPEMQTDPSKNIHQFLSEHKGISVEEAKSMNDQVAHMAANSGLKFDFDKAIPANSFNAHRFLHYTKIYGKQNEAEELLFKAYFTEGKNIDDANTLTEMAVTLGLDTEELAKDMSSDAFFQDVVMDVQEAREIGVRGVPFFVFDRKYAVSGAQEIEVFTQTLEKSFEEWEAAAKPVKLDIIEGDSCGVDGNC; encoded by the coding sequence ATGAAAATAGAAATTTGGAGCGACGTTATGTGTCCATTCTGCTACATCGGCAAACGCAGGTTTGAAGTAGCAATGGCACAGTTTGGCAAAGGCCAGGATATAGAAATAGAATGGAAGAGCTTTTTACTAAATCCTGAAATGCAGACTGACCCGTCTAAGAACATTCACCAGTTTTTGTCTGAACATAAAGGCATATCTGTAGAAGAAGCTAAAAGCATGAACGACCAGGTAGCCCACATGGCAGCTAACTCAGGCTTAAAGTTTGATTTTGACAAAGCCATCCCGGCTAATAGTTTTAATGCCCACCGTTTTTTACACTACACCAAAATATACGGCAAGCAAAACGAAGCTGAGGAACTGCTTTTTAAAGCCTACTTTACTGAAGGTAAAAATATAGATGATGCCAATACCCTAACCGAAATGGCCGTTACCCTGGGTCTTGATACGGAAGAACTGGCTAAAGACATGAGCAGCGATGCATTCTTTCAGGATGTAGTAATGGATGTACAGGAAGCCCGCGAAATAGGCGTGCGTGGTGTACCGTTCTTTGTGTTCGACCGCAAGTATGCTGTATCGGGAGCACAGGAAATAGAAGTATTTACCCAAACCCTCGAAAAATCTTTTGAAGAATGGGAAGCTGCTGCAAAACCTGTAAAACTTGACATTATAGAAGGTGACAGCTGCGGTGTAGACGGTAATTGCTAA
- a CDS encoding lycopene cyclase family protein, which produces MKHYHYIFAGSGLAALMTVYKMAVSGKFADKHILVIDPDTKQANDRTWCYWEKGSGNWDAIVHRKWNTALFANEQFKRKLNFDGYQYKMVRGKDFYNFVFDEISKHPNINIVRQKVSAFKDLDTYVEVKADNQEYTCDTFFNSIYCTALPAAQSNYPVLHQHFIGWHIKTDTPAFDAAVPTFMDFSIPQRGNTRFMYVLPFSPTEAIVEYTLFSKDLLPEAEYETAIKDYLTEKGISSYEIVDKERGSIPMTSYKFWESNTRNIINIGSAGGWTKASTGYTFRNSDKRSGQLIDTLLKGTDFTIYRKKSKFWFYDLLLLDILARTNEKGSSIFSAMFRKGDAAPIFKFLDEETSLAEDLSVIWRCPKGLFIKALLKRLF; this is translated from the coding sequence ATGAAACACTACCACTATATTTTTGCGGGTTCTGGCCTGGCAGCACTCATGACGGTTTATAAAATGGCTGTTTCGGGCAAGTTTGCCGATAAGCACATCCTGGTTATTGACCCAGATACCAAGCAGGCCAACGACCGTACCTGGTGCTACTGGGAAAAAGGCAGTGGTAACTGGGATGCCATTGTACACCGCAAATGGAATACCGCGCTTTTTGCCAATGAGCAATTTAAACGAAAGCTCAACTTTGATGGTTACCAGTACAAAATGGTGCGGGGTAAAGATTTCTACAACTTTGTTTTTGATGAGATTAGTAAGCATCCGAATATTAACATTGTACGCCAGAAAGTTTCTGCTTTTAAAGACCTTGATACCTATGTAGAAGTAAAAGCTGACAACCAGGAATATACCTGCGATACATTTTTCAACAGTATTTATTGCACCGCCCTGCCTGCTGCCCAAAGCAATTATCCGGTATTGCATCAGCATTTTATTGGCTGGCACATAAAGACTGACACACCTGCTTTTGATGCAGCCGTGCCTACATTTATGGATTTCAGCATACCACAGCGTGGCAATACCCGCTTTATGTATGTACTGCCGTTTAGCCCAACTGAGGCCATTGTAGAATACACACTCTTTAGCAAAGACCTGCTTCCGGAAGCAGAATATGAAACTGCAATTAAGGATTATCTGACCGAGAAAGGTATTAGTAGTTACGAAATTGTGGATAAAGAACGCGGCAGCATCCCCATGACGTCTTACAAGTTTTGGGAAAGCAATACCCGGAATATAATAAACATCGGCTCTGCCGGAGGGTGGACAAAAGCCAGCACAGGCTACACTTTTCGCAACAGCGATAAACGCTCCGGACAGCTTATTGATACCTTGCTAAAGGGAACAGATTTTACGATATATCGTAAAAAATCAAAATTCTGGTTCTACGATTTGCTGCTGCTCGACATCCTGGCACGCACGAATGAAAAGGGCAGCAGCATATTTTCGGCAATGTTTCGAAAAGGCGATGCCGCACCCATCTTCAAATTTTTAGATGAGGAAACTTCGCTGGCTGAAGATCTCAGCGTAATTTGGCGTTGCCCGAAAGGATTGTTTATAAAGGCACTGCTGAAAAGATTATTTTAA
- a CDS encoding tetratricopeptide repeat protein, protein MKNLAYIVFFIAQIAFAQNFEQGNALYKKGDYAGAAAQYEGILKQGKESAEVYFNLGNAYYKMDKTAPAIYNFEKSLLLDPGNKDAEVNLAFAQKMTIDDIKSTPRVGFSKMLYNATGAYHYNTWAWVAVSFAVFFLLLFLGYYLAGTTLLKRIFFVGMFVALFGIVVSVISAVYVKSQKEKENYAIVYPEVVTVKAEPRTAAQDAFVLHEGTKVNVLETVDNWKKIKLADDSVGWIPNEDIREIKDKQL, encoded by the coding sequence ATGAAAAATTTAGCATACATAGTATTTTTTATAGCACAGATTGCCTTTGCCCAAAATTTTGAGCAGGGTAATGCGCTGTACAAAAAAGGCGATTATGCCGGTGCGGCTGCGCAGTATGAAGGCATCCTGAAACAAGGTAAAGAATCGGCGGAGGTGTATTTTAACCTTGGCAATGCCTATTATAAAATGGATAAGACAGCACCTGCCATTTACAACTTTGAGAAATCGCTTTTGCTGGATCCCGGTAATAAGGATGCTGAGGTTAACCTGGCATTCGCCCAAAAAATGACCATAGACGATATCAAGTCCACGCCAAGGGTGGGCTTTTCTAAAATGCTTTATAACGCAACAGGTGCGTACCATTATAATACATGGGCATGGGTAGCGGTATCATTTGCTGTATTTTTTCTGCTGCTGTTTTTAGGATATTATCTGGCGGGCACTACGCTGCTAAAACGCATCTTTTTTGTGGGCATGTTCGTGGCGCTTTTTGGGATTGTGGTAAGTGTAATATCGGCAGTATATGTAAAATCGCAAAAAGAAAAAGAAAACTACGCCATTGTGTATCCGGAGGTAGTAACTGTAAAGGCAGAGCCAAGAACAGCAGCCCAGGATGCCTTTGTGTTGCATGAAGGAACCAAGGTAAACGTACTCGAAACCGTAGACAACTGGAAGAAGATAAAACTGGCCGACGACAGTGTAGGCTGGATACCAAATGAAGACATTCGCGAGATAAAAGACAAACAGCTTTAG
- a CDS encoding Nramp family divalent metal transporter gives MEHKNSHSLEEVHESVSVGENATGWKKILAFFGPAYMISVGYMDPGNWATDIAGGSQFGYSLLWVLLMSNLMALLLQSLSARLGIVTRRDLAQASRETYPKWINYILYGFAEVAIAACDLAEVLGMAIGLNLLFKLPLLWGVGITMFDTFLLLFLMNKGIKKMEAFIIGLISIIGLSFLAEMFFANPDGAEVVKGLVPSIPNTAALYIAIGIIGATVMPHNLYLHSSLVQTRKFDRSFKGIKQAIRYNFIDSIIALNLAFFVNAAILILAAATFFTNGLHEVADIQDAHKLLEPMLGNWAAILFALALIAAGQSSTITGTLAGQIVMEGYLSLRIQPWVRRIVTRVIAIAPAFITILYFGEDSTGDLLVLSQVVLSLQLGFAVIPLIHFVSDRSRMKEFTIGIATKIGAWAIALTIVSLNAKLVYDEIHGWVVNSDNPIYIWVFVVPLAVLAAVLLLYITIEPFVLKGRAVASIVPHLTPAAIKDLPEKQMYRNIAVALDFSRTDEKTLSSAIQLGGKEARYTLIHIVETVGAMLHGDLAEDYETSTDMEYLTRYKQSLEESGYTIATKLSFGSPKKQIPKVVNDNGTFDILILGAHGHSLFKDLVFGTTVDAVRHKVQIPVLIIKDSK, from the coding sequence ATGGAACACAAAAACTCCCATTCGCTTGAAGAGGTGCACGAGTCGGTATCGGTAGGTGAAAACGCTACAGGCTGGAAAAAAATACTCGCTTTCTTTGGTCCCGCATACATGATAAGTGTGGGCTATATGGATCCTGGTAACTGGGCTACAGATATTGCCGGGGGCAGCCAGTTTGGCTACAGTTTGCTTTGGGTACTGCTTATGAGTAACCTTATGGCGCTGTTGCTGCAAAGCCTGAGTGCCCGCCTGGGTATTGTTACCCGTCGCGACCTGGCACAGGCATCGCGTGAAACGTATCCAAAATGGATCAACTACATTCTCTACGGCTTTGCCGAAGTGGCTATTGCCGCCTGCGACCTTGCTGAGGTGCTGGGTATGGCAATAGGGCTTAATTTGCTCTTTAAGCTGCCACTGCTGTGGGGTGTGGGTATTACCATGTTTGATACCTTCTTGCTGCTGTTTCTTATGAACAAGGGTATCAAAAAGATGGAAGCCTTTATCATAGGGCTTATCAGTATCATAGGTCTTTCGTTTCTGGCAGAAATGTTTTTTGCAAACCCCGATGGAGCAGAAGTGGTAAAAGGTCTTGTACCTTCTATCCCTAACACCGCTGCATTATACATAGCCATAGGTATTATAGGTGCTACGGTAATGCCACATAACTTGTACCTGCACTCATCATTGGTACAAACGCGTAAGTTTGACCGCAGCTTTAAAGGCATTAAGCAGGCCATACGCTATAATTTTATCGACTCGATCATTGCGCTTAACCTTGCCTTTTTTGTGAATGCTGCCATACTTATTCTCGCAGCTGCGACGTTCTTTACGAATGGCCTGCATGAGGTAGCTGACATTCAGGATGCGCATAAACTGCTGGAACCTATGCTGGGTAACTGGGCAGCGATACTTTTTGCACTGGCACTTATTGCCGCAGGGCAAAGCAGTACTATAACGGGTACGCTTGCCGGGCAAATTGTTATGGAGGGCTACCTGAGCCTGCGCATACAGCCGTGGGTAAGGCGTATTGTAACACGTGTTATTGCCATTGCCCCCGCTTTTATTACTATACTTTATTTTGGCGAAGATTCTACAGGCGACCTTTTGGTACTAAGCCAGGTGGTGCTGAGCCTGCAACTGGGCTTTGCTGTAATACCGCTGATACACTTTGTAAGCGATAGGAGCCGCATGAAGGAGTTTACGATAGGCATCGCGACCAAGATAGGGGCGTGGGCCATTGCGCTTACCATAGTGTCTCTAAATGCGAAACTGGTCTACGATGAGATACACGGGTGGGTCGTAAATTCTGACAACCCTATTTATATCTGGGTGTTTGTAGTGCCGTTAGCTGTATTAGCTGCCGTATTACTGTTGTACATTACCATAGAGCCGTTTGTGCTTAAGGGTAGGGCAGTAGCCAGTATTGTGCCCCACCTTACACCTGCGGCAATAAAAGACCTGCCTGAAAAGCAGATGTACCGTAATATAGCCGTGGCACTCGATTTTAGCCGTACAGACGAAAAAACACTCTCCAGCGCGATACAACTGGGCGGTAAGGAAGCACGTTATACGCTGATACATATTGTAGAAACGGTGGGTGCCATGCTACATGGGGACCTGGCTGAAGATTATGAAACCAGTACTGATATGGAGTACCTTACCCGTTATAAGCAAAGCCTGGAAGAGAGTGGCTACACCATTGCCACCAAGCTAAGCTTTGGCAGCCCTAAAAAACAGATTCCAAAAGTGGTTAATGATAACGGTACTTTTGATATACTGATATTGGGCGCACACGGGCATAGCCTGTTTAAAGACCTGGTGTTTGGTACTACGGTTGATGCCGTGAGGCATAAAGTACAGATACCGGTTTTGATTATTAAAGACAGTAAGTAA
- a CDS encoding tetratricopeptide repeat protein: protein MKKVFTVCLMLGALLAFSQENKPVKDKNLPQGNKDFDDKDYAAAEEQYRISGSNEPGKAVSSYNLGNAIYRQKKPGESLVAYSRAIQNAKSKPEKHKAFHNLGNAMMQLKNYQEAVEAYKNALRNNPADEETRYNYALAKDMLQKNPPPPPQKNDNKDNKDKNKDQNKDNKNQDPNKGDGKDKKDQDKDKGKDKEDNNKDKGDNKDKKDGDGKDKKDNADAKPQGGSPNKDQMDRLLDAMNNEEKKVQDKVNAKQVKGQPRRAEKDW from the coding sequence ATGAAAAAAGTATTTACGGTATGCCTTATGCTGGGTGCCTTACTGGCTTTTTCGCAGGAAAATAAACCGGTAAAAGATAAGAACCTCCCGCAGGGCAATAAAGATTTTGACGATAAAGACTACGCAGCTGCCGAAGAGCAGTACCGCATATCGGGTAGTAATGAGCCGGGTAAGGCAGTTTCGTCTTATAACCTGGGCAATGCCATTTACAGGCAAAAGAAACCGGGAGAATCGCTCGTAGCCTACTCAAGGGCAATACAAAATGCAAAGAGTAAGCCCGAAAAGCACAAGGCATTCCATAACCTTGGCAATGCTATGATGCAGCTTAAAAATTACCAGGAAGCGGTAGAGGCTTACAAAAATGCGCTGCGCAATAACCCTGCCGACGAAGAAACGCGTTACAACTATGCGCTGGCTAAGGATATGTTGCAGAAAAATCCGCCACCGCCGCCGCAAAAGAACGACAATAAAGATAACAAGGACAAAAATAAAGACCAGAATAAGGACAATAAAAACCAGGATCCTAATAAAGGCGATGGTAAGGATAAAAAGGATCAGGACAAAGACAAAGGCAAGGATAAAGAAGATAATAACAAAGATAAGGGCGACAATAAGGATAAGAAAGACGGCGACGGCAAAGACAAGAAAGATAATGCCGATGCCAAGCCACAAGGTGGCAGCCCTAACAAAGACCAGATGGACCGCCTGCTTGATGCCATGAACAACGAAGAGAAAAAGGTTCAGGATAAGGTAAATGCAAAACAAGTGAAAGGCCAGCCAAGACGTGCTGAAAAAGACTGGTAA